A single region of the Winslowiella toletana genome encodes:
- the guaD gene encoding guanine deaminase, with protein sequence MSVKYTQAIRGSFFDITATVTQPEQLPQQARHIADGLLLINGGRIVSLQPWEEGRAQLTDQHPLTDYRGKLIVPGFVDSHIHYPQTEMIGAFGEQLLEWLQQYTFPVESQYHCPQHAEKMSAFFLHQLLSNGTTTALVFGTVHPQSVDALFSAAEQLGMRLIAGKVMMDRNAPDYLTESAEQSYQQTRTLIERWHNRGRLSYAITPRFAPTSSPELLACVRRLRQEFPDSWLHTHLSENPQEVEWVKSLFPENSSYLDVYHHYQLTGRRSVFAHCLHLEDQEWDCLHQTDSSIAFCPTSNLFLGSGLFDVKKSWDKQVKIGIGTDVGAGTTFNLLQTLGEAYKVSQLQGYKLAACEAFYHATLGGAQALDLDHCIGNFNAGKEADFVVLDPAVSALQQLRHGNSRDIWEQLFVLMTLGDDRNIAATWVNGNSVWQRVDGEKAA encoded by the coding sequence ATGTCAGTGAAATATACCCAAGCCATACGCGGCAGCTTTTTTGATATAACGGCGACGGTGACTCAACCGGAGCAACTCCCGCAACAGGCACGCCATATTGCCGATGGACTGCTGCTGATTAACGGCGGCCGAATTGTCAGTTTGCAGCCGTGGGAAGAGGGCCGCGCACAGCTGACGGACCAACATCCGCTGACAGATTATCGCGGCAAGCTGATCGTACCTGGCTTTGTCGACAGCCATATTCATTATCCACAGACCGAAATGATCGGTGCTTTTGGCGAACAGCTACTGGAATGGCTACAGCAGTATACTTTTCCGGTCGAAAGTCAGTATCACTGCCCGCAGCATGCGGAAAAAATGTCGGCTTTTTTCCTTCATCAGCTACTCAGTAATGGCACCACGACCGCACTGGTGTTTGGCACCGTCCATCCGCAATCCGTCGATGCTTTATTTAGTGCCGCAGAGCAGCTGGGGATGCGCCTGATTGCCGGCAAAGTGATGATGGACCGTAATGCGCCGGACTACCTCACCGAAAGCGCCGAACAGAGTTATCAGCAGACGCGAACGCTGATCGAGCGCTGGCATAATCGTGGCCGCCTCAGCTACGCCATTACCCCGCGTTTTGCGCCGACCTCGTCGCCAGAACTGCTCGCCTGCGTGCGCAGGCTCAGGCAGGAATTTCCGGACAGCTGGCTGCACACCCATTTAAGTGAAAATCCCCAGGAAGTTGAGTGGGTTAAATCGCTGTTTCCGGAAAACAGCAGCTATCTTGATGTTTATCATCACTACCAGCTTACCGGCCGCCGCAGCGTATTTGCGCACTGTCTGCATCTTGAAGATCAGGAGTGGGACTGCCTGCATCAAACCGATTCCTCCATCGCTTTTTGCCCAACCTCAAATTTGTTTCTGGGCAGCGGGCTGTTTGATGTGAAAAAGAGCTGGGACAAACAGGTGAAAATTGGCATCGGCACCGACGTCGGCGCAGGCACTACCTTTAATCTGCTGCAAACCCTGGGTGAAGCCTACAAAGTGTCGCAGCTGCAAGGTTACAAACTGGCAGCCTGTGAAGCTTTCTATCACGCGACGCTCGGCGGCGCGCAGGCGCTGGATCTCGACCACTGTATTGGTAATTTCAATGCCGGAAAAGAGGCGGATTTTGTGGTGCTGGATCCGGCGGTTTCGGCATTGCAGCAGCTGCGTCACGGCAACAGTCGCGATATCTGGGAGCAGCTTTTTGTACTGATGACATTGGGTGATGACCGCAATATTGCCGCCACCTGGGTTAACGGGAATAGCGTCTGGCAGCGCGTTGATGGGGAGAAAGCAGCATGA